In Tachysurus fulvidraco isolate hzauxx_2018 chromosome 25, HZAU_PFXX_2.0, whole genome shotgun sequence, the following proteins share a genomic window:
- the rpgrip1 gene encoding X-linked retinitis pigmentosa GTPase regulator-interacting protein 1: MTVKKIEASDKELKGLSMPVMQDLRYVSNVSQKQLEDQYLCLKEESALLKQHIHIIEQKLYRFSTKLSNLRNEHSGLSGRENIDNKDYIEELKDHVVTLESQKEVLERKLSMARQQIPALGQQAHQSPQMGQSVQEGEATQTTQTVPVHYSLSSMDDYKRLFTEPEAVRLTELELAIQSLRETFKLKEKKLQYPMKELNKRQVDELRLSIKNNVNVIRLQKQLSNEKTALLVIKEKFTVLKQAYETQLEEGQRSVQVNQEALLGKVGQLSEQLKQEKQKALILEGQLNTATISLHSLAELQERVSDIEGERNILKRSYNALLLRTLSGHSHQHEHESEKESDAQEVENCKAEMVGLKKKLEDEKSEREKLNQEKKRDVEDYETSQIERAQERALTTTLREKHEFLEQEVLQCRQNVTSLQERLDRVSKDFQTDVEDLSEILMQIKAFRLQQESCKGLTFLVSNEKVKDQSKELAAQQVSHVETILELQKTRELLVMQQRINNDLQAYMNIERERAEREREWRKREVTEKDKLSLQINRLQDRLRNLTYRPGKGNQNMPHQYTWARVAKESVQIMEGNTILNELQDGGFLLEISLIGATFTPVGLRLMREQEVVDTSGPHEVVTFCTYSFLDFETHSTPLVSGTQPNYGFISCYVLTGNIPTKLEEQRVFAHVEVHQALGGVQFITQGRARIPLIQALQHSGEKVKGRVNITGFNGEIIGILEFWLRLFSEVEGKDIHRDRMIGKNMDSMTDHLPIHRALYWTHNQPEELFEHGGRSCNELVVVLERCVGVCWQGHHPNAYLIHRLYDLPPHSSPSVSSCTAPAFSNSNTYPLVVTADLIEYLKVSSLWVYMTDDSEEQSPTNFLAKTPVPLQALITGKPIKGSYVLRDPAGVPRGIVRVYIQWRYPFKSPEALSRPTLKWKSLRDRKQLKKFEDKKMSPSSAAKLKAMEQEDKEKGEKVSQPISQSGQMECQVLESLEYNATSDSDVIIPQLERPVKEGCRLKIEILSLLFDPSSSVALDQSVQQVYVEYRLLGIPVATTETPMSLKKPTEGEEIHFNFSRVIHVNSMKAAPLKQYVYTKLEKTDAKQGRLKFTVVSEPLNEEDECVDVGHAYLDLQELLLTGNDVTECQIDIVRIDGDQEVVGRLKVSLEAAQALTGIS, from the exons ATGACAGTGAAAAAAATTGAAGCGAGTGATAAGGAGCTGAAAGGATTATCCATGCCTGTCATGCAAG ACCTTCGATATGTGTCCAACGTATCACAGAAGCAGCTTGAGGACCAATATCTCTGTCTAAAGGAGGAGAGCGCACTCCTCAAACAACATATTCATATCATAGAGCAGAAGCTATACAG GTTCTCCACTAAATTGTCAAACCTGAGGAACGAACATTCTGGTTTGTCTGGGAGGGAAAATATTGACAATAAAGACTATATTGAGGAGCTGAAGGACCATGTAGTTACTCTGGAAAGCCAGAaggaggtgttggagagaaaACTTAGCATGGCCAGACAGCAGATCCCAGCTCTGGGTCAACAAGCTCACCAAAGTCCACAGATGG GACAGAGTGTACAAGAGGGAGAAGCTACACAGACAACTCAAACAGTCCCAGTACACTATTCGCTCAGCTCCATGGATGATTACAAAAGACT TTTTACAGAACCAGAGGCAGTGAGATTAACGGAGCTTGAACTGGCAATTCAATCCCTCAGAGAAACCTTTAAACTAAAGGAGAAAAAACTACAATACCCTATGAAAGAACTGAACAAACGGCAAGTTGATGAACTTAG ACTTtccataaaaaataatgtaaatgtgatcaGACTGCAGAAACAGCTGTCTAATGAAAAGACTGCTCTTTTGGTCATTAAGGAAAAGTTTACAGTTCTAAAACAG GCTTATGAGACCCAGCTGGAAGAG GGCCAGAGGTCAGTGCAGGTGAACCAGGAGGCCTTGCTGGGAAAAGTGGGGCAGCTTAGTGAGCAattaaaacaggaaaaacagaAGGCACTGATCCTAGAAGGTCAGCTTAATACTGCCACTATCTCGCTTCACAGCTTGGCTGAG CTCCAGGAGAGGGTCTCAGACATTGAAGGGGAAAGAAATATCCTGAAGAGGAGCTATAATGCACTACTGCTTAG AACACTGTCTGGCCATAGCCACCAGCATGAACAtgagagtgaaaaagagagtgaTGCACAGGAGGTGGAGAACTGTAAAGCTGAAATGGTGGGATTGAAGAAGAAGCTGGAAGAtgaaaaaagtgagagagaaaagctgaatcaggaaaaaaagagagatgtggAAGACTATGAAACAAGTCAAATAGAAAGAGCACAAGAAAGGG CCTTGACCACTACCCTTAGAGAAAAACATGAATTCCTGGAGCAAGAAGTGCTACAATGCAGACAGAATGTGACATCCCTACAAGAGAGACTAGACAGAGTATCAAAA GATTTTCAGACAGATGTGGAAGACCTTAGTGAAATCCTGATGCAGATAAAG GCTTTTCGTCTGCAGCAGGAAAGTTGTAAGGGTCTGACATTCCTGGTGAGTAATGAGAAGGTCAAGGACCAATCAAAAGAGTTGGCTGCTCAACAAGTCTCTCATGTGGAAACCATACTAGAGCTGCAGAAAACTCGGGAATTGTTGGTTATGCAACAGAGGATCAATAATGACCTGCAG GCTTACATGAACATAGAAAGGGAGAGAGCTGAAAGGGAAAGAGAATGGAGAAAAAGGGAGGTCACTGAAAAAGACAAACTGTCACTTCAAATCAACAGATTACAAG atCGGCTGAGGAACTTAACATACCGTCCTGGAAAAGGCAATCAGAATATGCCACATCAATACACATGGGCACGTGTTGCTAAGGAATCAGTCCAGATTATGGAGGGGAATACTATTTTAAATGAGCTCCAGGATGGAGGATTCTTGCTTGAAATTAGTCTCATTGGAGCCACGTTCACTCCTGTCGGACTAAGACTCATGAGAGAGCAGGAAGTTGTGGATACCAGTGGTCCCCATGAGGTGGTGACATTTTGTACCTATTCATTCCTTGACTTTGAAACGCATTCAACCCCACTGGTTTCAGGGACACAACCAAACTATGGCTTTATATCCTGCTATGTTCTTACTGGCAACATCCCCACCAAGCTTGAGGAACAAAGGGTGTTTGCACATGTTGAAGTACATCAGGCACTAGGAGGAGTGCAATTCATAACCCAGGGCAGAGCAAGAATCCCCCTAATACAAGCACTACAGCACAGTGGAGAAAAAGTAAAAGGGAGAGTGAACATTACAG GATTCAATGGGGAAATAATAGGAATCCTGGAGTTCTGGCTCCGTCTGTTCTCTGAAGTGGAGGGAAAAGATATTCACAGAGACAGAATGATAGGAAAAAATATGGACAGCATGACTGACCATTTGCCGATTCACAGAGCTTTATACTGGACTCACAATCAGCCTGAA GAATTATTTGAGCATGGTGGAAGGTCATGCAATGAGTTGGTGGTGGTACTGGAACGTTGTGTGGGAGTATGCTGGCAAGGACATCATCCCAATGCTTATTTAATACATCGCCTGTATGATCTACCTCCTCATTCTAGTCCTTCAGTTTCAAGCTGTACAGCCCCTGCGTTTTCAAACTCTAACACTTACCCATTAGTAGTTACAGCAGATCTGATTGAATACCTAAAAGTCAGCAGCCTATGGGTCTATATGACTGATGACAGTGAAGAACAGAGTCCTACAAATTTCCTGGCTAAGACACCAGTGCCACTGCAGGCTCTGATAACTGGCAAGCCAATTAAAG GTAGTTATGTGCTAAGGGACCCTGCAGGGGTTCCTAGAGGCATTGTAAGGGTGTATATCCAGTGGAGGTACCCATTCAAGTCACCTGAGGCTCTATCGAGACCAACACTAAAATGGAAGTCATTGAGGGATAGAAAGCAGCTCAAAAAAtttgaagacaaaaaaatgtcaCCGAGCTCAGCTGCAAAACTGAAA GCAATGGAACAGGAAGACaaggagaaaggagaaaaagttTCCCAGCCTATTAGTCAGAGTG GTCAAATGGAGTGTCAAGTTCTAGAGTCTTTGGAATACAACGCCACCAGTGACAGTGATGTTATCATTCCCCAGCTTGAAAGACCTGTCAAAGAG GGCTGCAGACTTAAAATTGAGATCTTATCACTTTTGTTTGACCCTTCCTCAAGTGTTGCTTTAGACCAATCTGTGCAGCAAGTTTATGTGGAGTATCGTCTCTTGGGTATTCCCGTGGCGACCACAGAAACCCCCATGTCTCTGAAAAAACCaacagagggagaagaaatacATTTCAACTTTAGCAGAG tcatTCATGTTAACTCCATGAAGGCAGCTCCTCTGAAACAGTATGTCTATACTAAACTGGAAAAGACTGATGCTAAACAGGGCAG GTTAAAGTTCACTGTGGTCAGTGAGCCATTGAATGAGGAAGATGAATGCGTGGATGTTGGCCATGCTTACTTGGACTTGCAGGAACTACTTCTTACAGGAAATGATGTAACCGAATGCCAAATTGATA TTGTCAGAATTGATGGTGATCAGGAGGTGGTGGGCAGACTGAAAGTGTCTTTAGAGGCAGCACAAGCTTTAACAGGAATCTCTTAG
- the LOC113658114 gene encoding uncharacterized protein LOC113658114, with translation MMAWCRFESYHLIFLLMVATAERKKCDVLPIVEAVVNSVATLTCPLTTLPEGTQVIWEVLQGERAERVGFVSTCSSSCSIEDSNNRTQQPLCKMREVKDLQKGTSSLIISPVGITDAVWYQCTVQNRTDSYCSHVKIAVKEEPQLQTHIKECITMDPVERFLNETFILQCPVDRSHLGSSQLIWGTVEADVTIPITRCPTSCTFRGAQKPLCERTKTMEDGSLTISHMSSTDSQWFWCALSTSCYKFRLTVKENTSTNRITIYSTIKAGGDLHATQGPQEQTNDSSVTVVTTNATVIMIASVTAVTLFVAMLVLVYIFFRKKKMKNTHKVVQDNLYDVSEETIHNDLLPYTLVQFETPILYTFNVK, from the exons ATGATGGCATGGTGCCGGTTTGAGTCTTACCACTTAATTTTCCTTCTGATGGTGGCcacagcagaaagaaaaa AATGTGATGTTCTGCCAATTGTTGAGGCCGTGGTGAATTCGGTAGCGACACTTACATGCCCTTTAACCACATTGCCTGAAGGCACACAGGTTATTTGGGAAGTTCTTCAAGGTGAAAGAGCAGAAAGAGTTGGTTTCGTAAGCacctgctcctcttcctgctcCATAGAAGACAGCAACAACAGAACTCAGCAACCCCTATGTAAAATGAGAGAAGTAAAAGATTTACAAAAAGGGACTAGTTCACTGATTATTAGTCCTGTGGGAATCACAGATGCGGTTTGGTATCAATGTACAGTGCAAAACAGAACCGATTCTTACTGTTCTCATGTGAAGATTGCAGTAAAAG AGGAGCCTCAACTTCAGACTCATATTAAAG aatgcaTAACCATGGACCCAGTTGAAAGATTTCTGAATGAGACTTTTATTCTTCAGTGCCCTGTGGACAGATCACATCTTGGTTCCTCACAGTTAATCTGGGGGACTGTTGAAGCAGATGTGACTATTCCTATAACTCGTTGTCCTACAAGTTGCACTTTCAGAGGAGCCCAGAAACCACTATGTGAGAGAACAAAAACAATGGAGGATGGATCACTGACTATTAGTCATATGTCGTCCACAGATTCTCAGTGGTTCTGGTGTGCACTTTCCACTTCATGTTATAAATTTAGGCTTACTGTTAAAG AAAACACCTCTACTAATCGGATTACAATTTACTCTACAATTAAAG CTGGAGGAGATTTGCATGCAACACAAGGCCCACAGGAGCAAACAAATGacagcagtgttacagtagtcaCTACGAATGCCACAGTGATAATGATAGCCTCAGTAACCGCTGTTACTCTCTTTGTGGCCATGCTGGTCCTGGTGTACATCtttttcagaaaaaagaaaatgaaaaatacacacaaag ttGTACAAGATAATCTGTATGATGTTTCTGAAGAAACTATACACAATG ATCTGCTTCCATATACTTTGGTCCAGTTTGAAACTCCAATCTTATATACAT TTAATGTCAAATGA